The sequence GGCCCTGATGGCCGAAGCCGAAGCGCCTACTAAACCGCCGGTGATGTCGATCATGACCGATCGCAAAGGCACGGCTTATCTGACCAACATCGACCCCGGCACTTACACGATTTCAAACCTGATCGGAAGCGAGACTGAAAAGACGAGCATCCTTTGGATCTGCGAACGCGAAGTTAAAGCAACGGATTTGGGAGTTGCCATGAAGCGTCCCTTCATGTTGTCGAACGAAAAGGATCCGAAGGTGAAGTGCGAGATCGTCGAGCGGCCTTTGCCGGTTTGTCCATGAATATGGAGTGCGGCGGCAGACTGGAGCGCAACCGTCTCGGTTGCAGCTTCTGAAAGGACGGCAAGCGAGGACGCTTGCGCTCCAGTCGGCGTCATCTCGCTCTGCCGGCGCACTCCAAATCGAAGCGCTCAATGAGACTACGAATCATCATCTTGCTTGTGTTTGGCGTCACCGCCGCCGCCATCGTCGCGGCGCAAACGCGCCGTCGCCCGCCCGCACGAAGACCGCCGGCCCAAGCGCAAGCGCCGCGAGGCTCAGCGGCAAAGTACTCCGCCTTTTTACACTCGTCGGACAAACACAAGAGTCTCGAATGCAATGCCTGTCACAAGATTCCGACGACGTGGACTGCCGGTCGTGCATTTCCGGACGCCGCTGACTTTCCCGATCACGACGCGTGCGTGCGTTGTCATCGGCCGCAGTTCTTCACGCGTCAGGCGACGATCGGCACTGGCCCGGCGATCTGTACGGTCTGTCACCTGCGCGCCGCGCCGCGCGAGGATCGCCGCTTCGCTTTCGGAAGACCGAATAGCGCGAATCAAACTGCGAAGCCAAAAGACGAGCGCCAGTTCAAGATCGAATTCCCGCACGACAAACATCAGAACGTGATTGCCAGGCTCATCTCCCCTCCCCGTACGCGGGGAGGGGTTGGGGGTGGGGTTCCAATGCGCGGCAACCTCTCCCCTAATCCCTCTCCGCATGCGGAGAGGGGAATCATGTCCTACCGCGGATATTCCTCGCTTCGACTTGCATCGCTTTCGTTACGGTCTCATCACCGGCCAGGGTCGGCGCCCCAGGACAACAAGAAACCTGACTACAACAACTGTTCGCTTTGCCACGTGACGGACAAGTCACTCGTCATCGCGGCGGTGTCGCCTTTCAATGCTGATCCGTCTCTTCTAAATCCGTTCAAGTCGATGCCGCGCACGCACGACGCGTGTTTCGAATGCCATTGGAAAGCGCAGGAACCGATCGGTGCGAATTGTGCCGGATGTCATAAGCCCGCCGAGACGTTTGTGGCGTCCCTCGCCGTGAAGCGCATCTCGGCAAAGTTTGCGCACGAGGGCGGCAAAGGTGAACACATCCTGGAATGCACGACTTGCCACATCAACATCACGCGCGCCGGCACGTTGCGCGGCCTGACGCCGGACGTCCCGATAGATGCCTGCGCGGCATGCCATCGCGACAGCAAACGCACTACTTATCCAAAAGCCGTGACTATCGAAACTGAGCTGGAGCAATTTAAGAAGACGAGCAATTGCACCTATTGCCATACTGAGGATGTCGGTAAGAAGAAGCCGCCGCCGAGCCACGAATCATCCGTTCAATAAGAATGCTAAGCGATAAGGGCAAAGAGCAAAGCAGAGAGGGTCGCCCTCTCTTTGTGTGTCTTTGTGGTTCTCAGTGTCTTTGTGGTGATGGGTTTTTCGCGACAAAGTTCACCACGGAGACACCGAGATTTCACAGAGTCACACGGAGTCTTGGTCGCGCTCCCGCGATCCTCACACGCTTTCTGCTTTTTTCCTTATTCCTTTTTGCCTTCGCTTCAGTCGCTTCCGCTCAGGACTATTCCAGGTTCTTACACAACAGTTCCAAGCACGCATCGCTGAGTTGTAACGACTGCCATCGACGCGCGGACAACTCTGCCCGCCCCAGCTTTCCGGGTCACAAAGCCTGCACCGGATGTCATCTCGGCCAATTCACCACGCCGAACATTCCGATGTGCTCGATCTGTCATCAGAACGTCAACGGCAGCGATCCGCCGCGCAAGGCTTTCCCGGATCGCTTCAACGAGAGCTTCAACGTCAAATTTGATCACGCGCAGCACATGACCGGCGCGGCGCGGCCGCGAAATGGTTGCGTCTCATGCCACAGCGGGACATTGCGGCGAGGCGCGGCGCTGTCCATTCCAGTCGGCTTGTCGGCGCACAACGGTTGTTACAGTTGTCACACGCCGAACTCGCAAGCCAACGGACGCGACCTGGCGGGATGCGGCGTCTGCCACGATCAGAAGCCCTACTCACGGACCTCCACCAACTCAATCGCGTTCAGCTACTCGTTTCGTCACAATAATCACTCGACGCGCCAGCGCTTGAACTGTTCGGACTGTCACAGCTACACGCGCGGGTTGCCGCAGAAACGACAAGTCAGCTCGACGCGCGCGCAAGAACACTTTCCAACCGGCAACAACACCTGCGCGACCTGCCACAACGGCCGAAGATCTTTCGGCGGCGATTTGGATTTCAAAGGGTGCCGGCGATGTCACACGGGAACAAGTTTTCGGCTGGGATGAAGGAAGATCAGAACCGCCTGCGTAAGCGGGCGGGCAAGGCTCGTAACAACTACTCACCCGTTTACGCAGGTGGTTCTGACCTCAGCTCGCTTCGCAATTGACACGACGGCGCGCGTCTACCTAACATGCCCGCAGCTTTCGGCGAACCGGGAGGGAATTCGATGAAGCGATTGTTAACCGTAATTGTGATGCTGAGCGCCACGGCGCTTTTCGTCTTCGCCGGTACGGCGGGGACCTCAAATTACATCTCGCAAGACATCCCCAAAGAAAGCAAAGAGCAGCCGAAGAAAGTTAAGCTTTCGGCGGACAGTCTCGACGATAAATGGGGCGAGGTCGCCTTCGATCACGAGACGCACTCGCTGAAGAACTACAATCCTGACGGCAAGAGCGTCACCTCATGCGTCTATTGCCACCACACCGATCAGCCGAAAGAGAGCCTCAAGCCACCACTAGTCACGTCCGAACGCACTGTCGTGCTCACCGCTGATGTCCTGAAGGACGCCGCCGCCGCGCCGGTGAAATCGTGCCGGTCATGTCACCTGCAAGCGGGCGACGACAGCAAGCCGCTACCCGTGGTCACGAAAAACGAAAAGCAGCTGAAGCTCGACAACGAAAACGCTTACCACATCAACTGCTTCGAATGTCATGACGCGGCTATTAAGAACAAGCCGGAATTAGCAGCGAAGATTTCAGGATCGGATCCGAAGGGCTGTGTGAAGTGTCACGTCGCTAAGTAGTGGGCAAGTGGCACAGACTTCAGTCTGTGATTCGACCCTTGAAATCACAGACTGAAGTCTGTGCCACTTGCCTCACCGCCCACTGCTCACTGAACTCAGCAACTGCGGATTCCAATGCCGCTTGTCCTTCATGTGCTGCACGTGACAGGAAGTGCAGTTAGGCTTGTCTGAAGCAATCACCTGCCGCTGGGCGCGCGGATCGAGATCGCCGTTGTGACAGTTCGCACATCGCGTGCGCGGTGTCTCACGATCCGGCGGATTCTGCGTCGCGTGACAGCTCGAACAGCTCAACTCGCCTTCTTTATTCCCACCCAGTCCGCGCGTTGCTTTCACCCGATACACGTGCACCGCATGGAATTGTTTGTTGCGCCACTGGTCTTCAGTTTCCGTCGGTAGGCGTTCGAGCTGCAAAGTATCCTTCCGCTGCGCCAGCGCGTCCGGATCCAGCCCCGCCCAAACCCACTTGCCGTCGCGCACCGGATACCCGAACGTGCCGCCGTGCGGCGTTCGCACCGTCTTGCCATTGTAAGTTTTCTGGTTCTGATCGTTGTGACATTCAAAGCATGACAGGAGCGCGCCATCCAGCGCGTCGAAGGCCGCTCCGCGATGTTCGGCATGGCAATCGACGCATCCGATGCCCGCGTTCGTGTGTGGCGAGATGACCGTGGCAACGAACGCGTCGGTCGTGTGACAAGACGTGCACTTCTGATCGATTGACGTGCGCAGCGCGTGACACGAAGTGCATGACCCGGCGTTTGCCTGCGTAGCGACGGGTGGCGTCATGCGCATCGTCGTCAGGGTATGCGCTTCCGAAATCGGCGCCGGCGCGAAAGCGGCCGCATAGAAGATTGCGCCGCCACCGGCGACTAAGGCCGCGATGATTCCAATGATTACCACAAGGGGAATGGGCCAACGTCGTTTCAAGTCAGTCGTCGGCGCCCAAACCGATTGCGCCTTTCCGCTGGGCCGGCCGGTGACGGGAAAGAGGGGCGAAGGCTTCACGGTCTTGGTCGCCGCGGTGATCCGCTTGTCCCAAAAAACGTCGAGGGCTTTCGAACCTGAGGCCGCGGGCGGTGGCTTCCGCGGCGTAGGCTTTTTGTGCGCGGCGGCTTTCTCAACATCGAGCGGAGCGCTCGGCAGCCGGATCGTGGCCGGTAGATCCCAAACGCCGGTGCCTTCCTTGCGCACAATAGCGTCGCCAGGCGTCGCGCCGATTTGAATCGACACCTTGATGATCAGCACGCCTTCGATCAAATCGATGTTCAGCACAAACGGACCGACGCCCAGCACATCGCTGTCGGTCAGGGCCTGGTACTCTTCAACCTTCTCGCCGTTAAGAGTAATTGGATTGGTCGAACGGAAGTTGCGGATGTAGTAATCGCCTTCGACGTTCGTGATGCCGGCTTGCAGGCGCGACACCGAAGGATGGTTCAAAAGGAGTTCGCACGTCGGCAGACGGCCAACGAGGACGCCTTCGGCCACGATCGTGACCGGATCGACCTGAAGGTCTTCACGAATGATGACGAAGGTTGCGTCCATTTGGATTGGTCAGTGGCCAGTTGTCCGTTGTCAGTTGCTTCGCTTAGTAACGTGACTGGTTACGTCGCTTGCTGCCACTGACCACGGACCACTGACGACTGACAACTGACAACTGACTACTGACAGCTTTTAGCGAACATTGAAAAACACCGCCTGCACAATGTGCGCAATCATCAGCACCAGCATTACTGAAGTCGAAACAACGTGCGGTGCGACCCAAATCTTCAAGAGGCGGTGCAGGTAAATCAACGTGTCCACTCGGCGCAGCGTCGCCATCCGCTCAAGCGCTTTCAAAGCCGCCGTGCGCTGGGCTTTATCTTCGATGGCCGCCAGTTCATTACGGAATTTCAGACGGCCCTGGGCCAATGATGCAGTCAGCGCCTCGCGTCGCGTGTACTGCCTCAACAGATAACCGAGCGAAAAGAAATGCCCGCGCATCTTTCGCTCAATCAACTCGCGCGCATTGCCCTCGGCTTTGCCGGTGATGTCGGTAATTTCCTGACTCAATTCCGCGCGGCGCGCTTCCAGATCTTCGATCAGCAGCGGCTCGCCTTCGATACTTGTCAGAATTCGCGGCGCGATGAAGTAAGCCGCCAGGCCGAACAAGCCGGTGAGAATCACTACGTCGAACGCGATCATCAACGTCATCGTCAGTATTCCGCCGCCGTGACTGCCCCCGTGCATCAGCAGCACGATGCCGGCCAGCGCGCCGAAGTAGAGATGCGCCAGCAACCAATATCGCAAGGCGCCGGCGCGGCGGCGATAGATCGTTTTGCGCAGCGGATATGTCATTACGATGGCGATGCCACCCAGGCCGACCAGACCCGTCAGCCAGCGCATCGTCAACCATCCCCCGCGCAAAGACTCGTTAAAGCCATAACGCCACGCCATCCAACCCATCAACGCCGACAAAGCGAGCACTAACAATCCACCGATCACGTGCCAGGCTTTAGCCTTGGGATCGCTCTTGTGAATATTGCGACCGATGGCATGTGTCTGATCGCGAAATACCAGGCCGAGGGTCTTCTCAACTTCGTCGAAGTACTCTTGCGGATTCACCCGGACAAGCGCGCCGGTCGGACAATTCTCTTCGCATGAATACGCGGGTCTCTTGGCGCCTTCGGGATTCAGTGGCGTGTGCTCGCACAGATTGCACTTGATCGCCACCATGTCGTCTTCCGGTTTGGCCGCCGGTTTGGGTGCGGCTTGGGGCGCGGTCGCGGCTCCGACCGCAGGCACGGTTCCGGATTCGGGTTTTGCTTCAACTTCGAGGACTGCTACTGGCGGCGCGCTCGATCCGAACAACATCCGGAGACGTGTCATCAGTCCGCCCGCGACTACCGGCTCACCGTCGCGCGGCACCATCGAGATCGCGTTGTAAGGGCACTGTGTCGCGCAGTCGAAGCAGCCGATACAAGTGACCGGATTGATGTCCACCTGGCCGCCGAGGTCGCGAAAGATCGCACCGGTCGGACAACCCGTCAGGCATTCCGGATCTTTGCAGTGCATGCACACGGACGGAACCAGCACGTGCTGTTCACGGTTGCTCTTCAAATCAACGGGCCGCTGAATGTGAATGCCGCGCCGTAGCAGCCGCGACTGTCCGTGGACTTTGTGACAAGCGAGCGAGCAATTACCGCAGCGCACGCAGAGATCCATGTCCATCACCAGCAGGTTCACGCCATCGACGATCCCCGTAGCGATCTCCTTCTCGGCTGCCGCCAGTTGTCGCCCGTTCTGCTGTGCTGTCAGTCCCGTGTCGTCGTCCGCCTGAGACAACGCGCCGAACGCTTTGCCCAGGCGCTGACATAACTCAGGCTCAGCCTGCAAACTCGCGAGGGGAATCTCTAACAATTCCGTGCGCTGCATTAGCGCCGCGGAATACGCCCAGGTCTTTTGTCCCTGCAGCGCTTCGAGACCGAGGCAATTTCCGGAACCAAGAAAATCTTCCGGCACCAGACTTCCCGGTGCGGTGCTCTCCGTAATGTCCGCGTAAATCGGCACGCCGCGCACGCGTCGCACCCAGCCGCTGCGAATCAGAAAGATGCGATCTATCGGCATGCCTTCCTGCACGAGCAGGTGATGTTTGCCGTACGCCATGAATTGGCTGATGTTGCCGAGCGAAACCAGATCCAAAGGCGTCAGCGCGCTGCCGGTCTCTTCCTGAAGCTTGCCGATGGCATTCGCCAGACCGTGATTGCGATAGCTGTCATCGACCTTTTCCGCAAACTTCTTGAGCGAACGAAGCAGCCTCAGCGCCGGACGAACCATTTCGAGGACGGTTGCGGCCCCGCCGTCCTGAGGAACCTTGATGGTCGCGTTGCGTGGGATGCCGGCGAGCACGGAACGCTCGCCTAAGCACGCGCCAGGTGGAATGCGCGCAACTTTCTTGTGCGCGCCCGATTCGTCTTTGACAAAGACGTCGAGATCGCCGGTGACGGAGAGATAGAAAGTGTTTCCGCCCCACTCGCCTTCCGCCATGATCACCTCGCCCGCGTCGTAAGTGAGCAGGCGCGCGTAGGGGCCAATCTGTTTGCCGCCGGACACCTTGCCCTCGACAATCATCTTCAGATTGTTCTTGTTTTTTTCGTCGAGCAGCTCGGAAACGATGTCGATCTTCTTTACCGCTTCGAGAATCGCTTCAGGGGTAGTGTCGACTTTCGGCATGAAATTTAACGACGGTTGTCGCGCAGCTTAACATGCGCCGACACACTGAGGGTAACCACACTTTCGCGCGCCGTACCCAACCGAAGCGAGATAGTGGTTGACCTGAACGATCCGTGATAGCATCCGGCTGCAAATGGAATCAAGTCCCGCGTCATAGTAGGCGGCAATGTTAGTCCCCAGGAAATTGCGCAGCCTTTCAAGACGGACCGTGATGACGGCGAGCGTCCTCGTTATCCTGCTCGCGACCTTCATTTGGATTTTCAGCAAGTCTTCAGACACCCGACCGCGGGGTCCCCAAGCGGGCATCCCGGTTGAGGTCGGGCGGACAGGAAACGCCTCCGCTTCGGAAATCCGGCCGGCCGGGGGACCTGAATCAACCTTAGATTCGAACGCCACTACAGAGACCGCCGATTCCGACAACGATGGAATTCCGGATTTTGCCGAGCTGCGCACGTTCGAAGACCGGGAAAGCTTTCGCCGCTGGTTTACCGCGATTGCTGAAGTTCAGTTCTATCAACTGAGCGAACAATGGAAGCGCGAGCAACGGGACTGTGCCGGTCTGGTGCGGTTCGCGATGCGTGAAGCCCTGCGCAAGCACGACCGCGCGTGGTTTCAGCGTATGGGCCCGGCGTACGAACCGGTGGCGCGCGACGTGCGCGGCTTCAATCTCGATGCAAATCAGCTTGGCGAAAAGATTTTTCGGGCTGACTTTGGCGCCTATCGCGATGACGATCAGCGCACCGGCAAGTTTTCGGAATTTGCCGATGCGCGCACTCTAAAAAACTTCAACGTCGAATTCGTCAGCCGTGACCGCCGCGAAGCGCAACCCGGCGACCTGCTGTTTTATTACCAACCCTGGGTCCAGAAATTTCCCTATCACGTGATGGTCTTTCTCGGCTCGCCGCGCACGGCGCCAAATGGCCAGAGCGACTGGGTCGTGTATCACACCGGTTCGACCGCAACTGATGACGGGACTGTGAAGAAGGTCCAGCTTTCAGTGCTGGATCAGCATCCAGATCCGCGCTGGCGGCCGATTGAGCGCAACAAGAATTTTTTGGGCTTCTTTCGCTTGAAGACCTTGCAATGAACTCTCTCGATTTCATAATCCGTCCGTTTGCCGTGGAGGCAATCCATGTCTGACACAAGTTCCAAAACTCGACGCTACGTCGCGACTGGCATCATCTACTTAGCGCTGGTCGCTTCAGTGCTCGGCTTCAACGTGATTCGCGCGCGCACTGCGCCGCCGGCTGAACCGAACGCGGCGCCTGAGACGCCAACCGTTTCCAGCACCAAGCCTTACTTTTCGCTGACGACGAACCGTACCTATTCGCCGAACGAACCGGCGCGGATGTGGGCGAGCTATCAGAACGTTGATCATCTCGATTTCCGAATCTATCGCGTGAAAGATCCGAACAAGTTTTTCAAGCAGCTCGACAATCCACACCAGATGGGTGACGAGGAAAAGGAAGAGCTGGCGAAGGGTTACGGCGCGCGGATTTCGCTGCTCGAGCGCACGCGGCGTCTGAAGCTTTCGTTTTTTTCGGCGATGAAGAATTACGTCCGCCACCATCTGCGAAAAGAGCATCGCGCGACCTTTAACGAAAAGTTTCGCACCGACAAAGAGCCGACGCGCACACCTTTGAACGTGGCTGATTACGCGCGCGTGCCGCTGTTGAATCCGGACCAGAAGGTAAAGGATTGGCGCGAGAAGCTGCCCGCGCTGGAAAACGAATACGACAGCCGCACGATCCCGATCGGCAAGATGGATCCCGGCGTTTACCTCATCGAAGCCGTCAATAATGATCTGCGCGCGTACTCAATCGCGATCGTTACGAACCTGACAATGGTGCAAAAAACGACCAGCGATGGCCAGGTAGTCGTCTTCGTAGTCGATCGCAAGACGGGCGCGCCGCGGGCCGGCGCCAACGTCGAAATCACGAACGCGAAAAAGACGCTCGCGACCGGCACGACCGACAAAACCGGCGTCTTCAAGACTGAAATCAAACCACCCGAGACCACCGACGAGGAGACGCCGGCCGAGGATGTCGATCCGGAAGAATCTCAGTCAAACGCGTATCTGATCATGGCGCGTGATCGGGACAACTTTGTCATCTCGGACGTCGACTCTTTCTATTTCAGTGGTGAAGGCGGCGACATGGACTTGCTTTCGAGCGAGGACCTGACGAGCTACATCTACACTGACCGGCCCATCTATCGACCGGCGCAGAAGGTTTACTTCAAAGGCATCCTGCGACAGTGGGGCCGCGAAGGTTACAAGCTGCTCGACGAGAAAACTGTCAGTGTCACGATCGAAGATCCGAACAGCGGAAAGATTTTCGAGAAGGAGTTGCCGCTGTCTACACGCGGCACCTTCAGCGGCGAAGTTGATATCGCTGATGAGGCGCCGCTGGGCGGCTACAACATCACCGCGAAGATCGGTGAAGCAACGTCGAGCGGTTACTTCGAAGTCCAGGAGTACAAAAAGCCCGAGTACAAAGTGACGGTCAAAGGGCCGAAAGAATTTGCGGCGATTGGCGAGAAGGTTCGCTTCACCGTTAGCGCAAATTACTTTTTTGGCGCGCCGGTAACGAATGCCGACGTGCAGTACTACGTCTACAAACAACGCTATTACCACTGGTGGTGGGACGCCGATGAGAGCGATGAGTTCGACGACGAAGCCGGCCCCGATAACGAAGGCGGCGACGAAGAGGACTACGGTTATTACGGCACCGATCTGGTGACCCAAGGCGAAGGCACGCTGAATTCGCGCGGCGAAATGGTGGTTGATTTCGAAGTGCCCGCGGGCGAGAAAGAAGACTGGGATTATTCTTATCGGCTGGAAGCGCAGGTCACCGACGCGTCGCGTCGCGAGATGTCGGGCGCGGCTTCTTTCATCGGCACGCGCGGCAAGGCCGTCGCCGACGCTTTCCCTGAACGCTATCTCTATTACCAGGGAGACGCCGCGAAGATTCGCGTGAAGACCGCGACCTATTCGGGCCAACCTGTCTCGGAAAAAGTGACGCTTCAGTTCATCGAACAGAAGTGGGAAAAGATCGAGAAGCAGGAAGAGTACAACGGCTACAAGTACACGACCTATGATTACAAACTGCATGAACGTCAACTGGGGTCGGCGGATGTGAACACCGACAGCCAGGGCAAC is a genomic window of Pyrinomonadaceae bacterium containing:
- a CDS encoding cytochrome c3 family protein → MCSICHQNVNGSDPPRKAFPDRFNESFNVKFDHAQHMTGAARPRNGCVSCHSGTLRRGAALSIPVGLSAHNGCYSCHTPNSQANGRDLAGCGVCHDQKPYSRTSTNSIAFSYSFRHNNHSTRQRLNCSDCHSYTRGLPQKRQVSSTRAQEHFPTGNNTCATCHNGRRSFGGDLDFKGCRRCHTGTSFRLG
- a CDS encoding cytochrome c3 family protein → MKRLLTVIVMLSATALFVFAGTAGTSNYISQDIPKESKEQPKKVKLSADSLDDKWGEVAFDHETHSLKNYNPDGKSVTSCVYCHHTDQPKESLKPPLVTSERTVVLTADVLKDAAAAPVKSCRSCHLQAGDDSKPLPVVTKNEKQLKLDNENAYHINCFECHDAAIKNKPELAAKISGSDPKGCVKCHVAK
- a CDS encoding FHA domain-containing protein, giving the protein MDATFVIIREDLQVDPVTIVAEGVLVGRLPTCELLLNHPSVSRLQAGITNVEGDYYIRNFRSTNPITLNGEKVEEYQALTDSDVLGVGPFVLNIDLIEGVLIIKVSIQIGATPGDAIVRKEGTGVWDLPATIRLPSAPLDVEKAAAHKKPTPRKPPPAASGSKALDVFWDKRITAATKTVKPSPLFPVTGRPSGKAQSVWAPTTDLKRRWPIPLVVIIGIIAALVAGGGAIFYAAAFAPAPISEAHTLTTMRMTPPVATQANAGSCTSCHALRTSIDQKCTSCHTTDAFVATVISPHTNAGIGCVDCHAEHRGAAFDALDGALLSCFECHNDQNQKTYNGKTVRTPHGGTFGYPVRDGKWVWAGLDPDALAQRKDTLQLERLPTETEDQWRNKQFHAVHVYRVKATRGLGGNKEGELSCSSCHATQNPPDRETPRTRCANCHNGDLDPRAQRQVIASDKPNCTSCHVQHMKDKRHWNPQLLSSVSSGR
- a CDS encoding cyclic nucleotide-binding domain-containing protein; translated protein: MPKVDTTPEAILEAVKKIDIVSELLDEKNKNNLKMIVEGKVSGGKQIGPYARLLTYDAGEVIMAEGEWGGNTFYLSVTGDLDVFVKDESGAHKKVARIPPGACLGERSVLAGIPRNATIKVPQDGGAATVLEMVRPALRLLRSLKKFAEKVDDSYRNHGLANAIGKLQEETGSALTPLDLVSLGNISQFMAYGKHHLLVQEGMPIDRIFLIRSGWVRRVRGVPIYADITESTAPGSLVPEDFLGSGNCLGLEALQGQKTWAYSAALMQRTELLEIPLASLQAEPELCQRLGKAFGALSQADDDTGLTAQQNGRQLAAAEKEIATGIVDGVNLLVMDMDLCVRCGNCSLACHKVHGQSRLLRRGIHIQRPVDLKSNREQHVLVPSVCMHCKDPECLTGCPTGAIFRDLGGQVDINPVTCIGCFDCATQCPYNAISMVPRDGEPVVAGGLMTRLRMLFGSSAPPVAVLEVEAKPESGTVPAVGAATAPQAAPKPAAKPEDDMVAIKCNLCEHTPLNPEGAKRPAYSCEENCPTGALVRVNPQEYFDEVEKTLGLVFRDQTHAIGRNIHKSDPKAKAWHVIGGLLVLALSALMGWMAWRYGFNESLRGGWLTMRWLTGLVGLGGIAIVMTYPLRKTIYRRRAGALRYWLLAHLYFGALAGIVLLMHGGSHGGGILTMTLMIAFDVVILTGLFGLAAYFIAPRILTSIEGEPLLIEDLEARRAELSQEITDITGKAEGNARELIERKMRGHFFSLGYLLRQYTRREALTASLAQGRLKFRNELAAIEDKAQRTAALKALERMATLRRVDTLIYLHRLLKIWVAPHVVSTSVMLVLMIAHIVQAVFFNVR
- a CDS encoding DUF1175 family protein, with the protein product MLVPRKLRSLSRRTVMTASVLVILLATFIWIFSKSSDTRPRGPQAGIPVEVGRTGNASASEIRPAGGPESTLDSNATTETADSDNDGIPDFAELRTFEDRESFRRWFTAIAEVQFYQLSEQWKREQRDCAGLVRFAMREALRKHDRAWFQRMGPAYEPVARDVRGFNLDANQLGEKIFRADFGAYRDDDQRTGKFSEFADARTLKNFNVEFVSRDRREAQPGDLLFYYQPWVQKFPYHVMVFLGSPRTAPNGQSDWVVYHTGSTATDDGTVKKVQLSVLDQHPDPRWRPIERNKNFLGFFRLKTLQ